The genomic interval taaaagtgtctAAAAATACATGCGATGTTAAAGAGAGTTGAACAGCAAcacttcctgccaacatggcgtcGTCGTGGTTCCCTGTGACGTCACTTCCTGGAGCAGCAGCTAAGTTTGTCTTTGTAGTTTCAAAAgttttgatttatattttattagttAATTCttaggaaataaaacacaaacggACAAAGACGTACGATTTAAAGGACAAAGTTTTCCGTCCAATAATGTTTCCTCCAATAATCCCGGAGTTTGTTTCTCGTTTTAACGTAAATCCCACTCTCCCAACTTGCGATAAAACTAAAGTAAAAGAAGTTAGGCTTTTGTGATAGCTTTAATTTTTAGTCGCTTTTCCACAACTGTCGTAAAACATTAGCCGGGATCGGACGATACCACGTTTTAGTGTCCGATATCACAAACCTGAGTATTTACCGCGGTCATTTAAGagcatttatgaacgtatgaatcGGTTAACAActcatttgtgctgagtcatgtcaAAGAcgtaattctccaactgtgtcacaaatatcgTTATAATAAACATGACTCAGCGAAAATGCTTTTGCTGCAGTTTTCGCGCACAGTTATAGGATTTTTTGGATTGtgtcggattttacatttttatctgtccaatgtttgaccagtatcggaccgataatcgataccgattcccattcCTTAACGGTAACAGGAAGTCGCTATTTTCTCGCAGAATAAATCGGGGTCATGAAAAACCACACATACACTAAACCATTAACGATTATACTGAGAATGGAAATAAACAGGAATcaagattttgttgttttaatcgTAAAATCTGGACCTTGTGGAGTTATcgtgtttaatgtgtttatcgtgtgtgtgtgtgtatgtgtgtgtcacagcagtCAGGAGCAGGAGAACTCGGTCcccggtggcggcggcggcgctcCTCCGGAGAGTCTGACCTTTAAGGAGCGCCAGCGTCTCTTCTCTCAGGGGAAGGAAGTTTCCAACAAAGTGAAAGCATCGCGTAAACTCATGGAGCTGGAGAACGAGCTCAACACCAAGCAGTGACTCCGCCCCCTTCCTTAAGTCTCTTCCTCTCGAAACACCTGCCAGCTCCACCTTAACACCCACATCATCATCGCCACGGTAACGTTAAGGTGCTGCTGGGGTTtcaaaaaaatcacttcctgaccactttatttttttattttattctatgaaaaaaaaactggacccgtctttttttcttcttcccgtTTTTTCCTCCGTCACGGATGTATAACGATTAAAAAAGCACTGtaaaaaagttttaattatATTTAGTGAGAATTGAGAAGCAAAggataaaggaaaaaaagggggcgaggttatatttttgtttgtaaaaatgttttttttcttctgcggggggaaaaaaaacaaaggttaatttctcattttaacctttactttttaaataagTAGCTACGTGAAAATTTTATGTCCTCACTTTTAATTCCCTTCTGCTCTCCAGAccagtcttttattttcttaaattctcAGCGAGTGGAAACACTGTTATTTCATTCCGTAGCGACAAAAGCATGggattatttttgaatttttttttattattattccagtttatttttgtgatgttttagagattaaaaaaataaaaggatccCCCCCCAGGAGGATTGTACAGTTTCCAGAGAAAGGATCTTTAAAAAGTGCACAACATTACTGTAAATATTCGGGGGTCCACGACTGTCTCACTCTTTTACTACTgtagaaaaaaaccccaccaggctactaaaataaaataaaaacctgcaaAACTAATGTGACGTAACAGTGGAGGCGACAACGACGCGTCGTCCAATTATTTTAACgtttttttgtcccaaaaactttgaggtgatttttacttttattttttttgcagactTGTGTGAAATTTAATCCAATTATATCATAAAATTCAAGCCGGAGGAAATAAAACGTTCACAATGTGATTTAATGTTGGTTTTCACGACAgttataacaataaaaaaataagaagacaCTACTTTGTTGCTTTTACAGATATTTATTTCAGACTTTGTGGGAAGAACAAACTCGCACAAAAACGTGTTTTAAACTGTTGAATATGTTTCGGTTGAGAAAGTGGGTCAAAGGTCGAgttttcagtgtttgtacaaaTGCACACAAGTTTCACATCATCACCGtcatcactgctgctgatgtagaaaacaaacgcaccTCTCCTGCcgtttgtgtgtgcattcatttcTAATTTTTTCCCCTCGTCACTAAAAGCGACATTTGTGTGTTCCTCTctctacaaacaaacacaaactcctcctccttgtttttaggtttgaaaatgaactgaatcatttaaatGGTTTTTTGTTTAGCCTTTTTGTAAATCATtaataaatacagatttttcaACAGCGAAGCCTCCGTGtgctttttcttattttcagaCAAAGGACAGGAGTCATTAATGGCTCAGTGTCGCCATCCAGTGGACAAACTGTAAGATAACCATGACTTctgatcagtttgagtgtttctcCAGTGCAATGGGAGCAAAAagtttttataaaaacagaatTTGTTAATTTACAGAACAGGAAAAGAAGtcaaaaaaaggatgaaaatttgcatttttaaaatgttttactgtgtcTGAAAATGTATCCAAGGCGACCAAAATACTTCACTATCAAAACTTATTCAGCTCTAAACtgcttgtttttgatttttatattaattacagaacattatttttatttgtcacaaaaaaagttacGTTCTTACGACTGAACCTTTTAACAAACGGTATAAAATTAATGCTaacattaataaaacaataatataaagtCAGCTGTTTATGTTAAAACTTATACAGAAAATACttaagacatttttatcaacTCAGGAAAAACAAGAAGCTGCCGACttaaatattcttaaattaaaactaaaaagaaTTTATACTTAATTTAAACACCGTTCAAAGACTTGAAGCGTAAactttacacaaaaacaaatgtctggtGATCATGTGACTCCGGACGTGGAAGAAACATCTGAAGGCGTGGTCGCGGTGATTCCTGCGATCATATCACGACGCCTGCGACAAGAAAAACACGACGTGAGTGAGAAGCGTAAACGCCGTGATACAGTTCACTATGAACATAAGTTGCTAATGAATATTAGAGAAAAATCGACAGTGAAATATTGCGATTGTTTGCGTGGTgatattttttaactgatgttacttaaaaacatttttaaattagtgCAGTTCAATTTATTGCATCACCAATTTAATTTACGtcaagtccagtgtgtaaaattcaggtaaaattatttttcatttggctGAAACAAACTTCTTATTTAACCCTTATCTTCTTTTGTGAACAAACGTCCAACGTAGAAACCTCAAAACTTTCCATTTGATGACGACATTGTTGTGGAATATTTTTAtagtttctgaaatattcaaatttgcacattttttcCCCAATAATCATGAATAGAAAATGtcttgaaaaacacatttaaaaatttaaaaaacattttttttcctgatttctgaaccaccatgtttttacagtagctcAACTTTaccaataaatgtttttgtacgTTTTCAATTCTCAggcatttttttcctttaacttaaagtaaaaagtaaacaaattaacatattgtgtgtgttttgttataGTTTCTTTACATCGAGTCGATCCGGTCAAAACACTGAGCGACCTCCTCTCCGCCACTTCCTCCGTCAGCCCAGCTGAAACGTGGGATTtcccatcatcctcctcttctctttggtGAATCCGCTTCTGGAGCCTGAATCAAAATCATTGGACATCATTTTGAATTTCCtctaaaaataatgttttaaattgtcaaAATTGTGACTAAAgatgtaaaaacactgattaaaagCTTCTGTTCTGTgaaatgcattaaaaatacaGACCTGAGTGCTAGCATGACGTCTGTAGAAGTAGCATGTCCCGCCTCCACCAGGTCTTTGGCGACATGGACGCCGTCTGACAAAACGTCCACCTTCCAGTGAGAGTCCGCCACAAACTCTCTGAAGAAGATCTGAAGGTTCCTCTGGTACAAATGTTCCTGGAAGAAGATGGCCGCCTCGTTTGTCCACTGTTGGGCTCCTCCCACTGGTCGAACACCTCGCAACACGCACGGGTGCGTCCCTTTTGGCAGTGTCAGTAGCTCCTCGGGAAGCCTCTTCAGCTTGGTGCAGTCTTTGTACGGCAAACACTCGCTGTGACCGTAGTCCACCAGGTGTAGCAGCACGGTGGCGTCGGCGTGTACGATCTCCGCTCTGCACCACTTGTTCTTGGAGTCCGATTCTAGAAGGCAGCAGGTGCCGCGGACGATGTGGGCTTCAGGGAGAGGGGACTTCTGCTCGGGGAGGTTGTCCAACATGATGGACGCTTTGTTCATGATGTCAAGCGAGTCCTCAAGAATCACGCAGAACTCGAAGGGAGTCGTTACTGACGCAGCAAAGCCAAAGTGTCCTTTGTCCCCATCGACCGGAGCAAACGTGAGGTGCTGGGGAAGGATGGGGTCCACGTTTGGTTCTTCTCTTGCCTCTTTTAGAGTTCCAGCATTCAACACGACCGTCTCTTCATCCAGTGgcagtgatttgatttgactgttGAGAAACACATTAATAGCGACCTCGACCATCCAAAGGTCGTCCACTTCAGAGTAACGCGCAAACACCAGGTCAACGTCTTGACCAATCATCGATTTGATAGTGTCACACGTTGATTCTTCAGCTCCAGTGATCCCGAGGCTGTTGATCTTGCATTTCACGGCAAGATACGGGATTTTTGTCAGGTTGCCACACTGTTGTCGCATTGATCCACGTGGAATTTCCTCAGTTATTCCGTGATCCACGAGGAGGACGTAACATTTCTCTTCACTCACATGCTGAACGACCGCCCGGTgccattttctctctgtgtttacctGAACTAAACACCTGCAGCCTGGTTTTACATCTTTGACCATTAGCAGGCATTTGCACAGGCTGTTAGCTATGTGATTTTCCAGCGTAGCTAACAGGTAACTTGTCCTGGCAAGTCTTACGTAAAAACTGCCGTTACCCTGGACCGACAGAACTGTTCCATTCTCCCTGTCTTTAGCTTGAATCGTCAGCGATACGAGTCTGTCAGTGCGATTTTTACCTCTCGTTGTGTTGATAGAAAATCTACAGTGTGTTCTTTTACGTGTCCTGGTTTCCAACTTCAGTttggttaaaaatgtgacagtggGTGTTTTGGGCTTGTTGATTTCACCTTGAGCAGCACACGCGATGCTTTCAGATGtttcgtttttgttttcttctagtTCACAGGTTGTCATTTCCTCTTCCAAGTTAGGTGAACTCTCAGGAGCCTTCACGTCTTTTTCGTTTACAGAACTGCTCTCAACaggtgctgctgtaacacaaacatCTCTGTCAAGTACTTCAACATTGACTTCCCAAAGAGTTCCACGTTGACAGACAAACTCCACCACTAGAGGCCTCTCCATCACAGCATCGGTGAAAGTGTTGTCGTTTTCAAACATGCTCGTGTCAAACAGGGAACATGATATGCTAAATCTCGGCTGAGAGAGATATTGCTTTGGCATTGGGCTGATTTTCTCCTTCCCCACTACGGCTGTGTTTCCATAGTCGACAAACTCCACCGAGGACAAACTCCCTGTGTAGTCCTTCACGATGGAACGATACAGAGCGCCGTCCTCTTCATACTCTGCCAGAACAAGGTCATTGATCCTCAATGATGTGGCAGCTTTCAAGGAATTCCTGAAGGAACTCGAGTTGAGATCTTCGCACATTTTTAAGATGGCAGGCTCGTCCTCTGACAGATGAAGGTAGAAACAGTTGACTGAGTCAATGTGGGACACAAAACACTTTGCCTTGAGCCCAGCGCTCAGCTTCTTCTCGGGCAAACATGAGAGCTGAGGAACGTCGGTTTTGTTTGCTTGTGGTtctggttttgtgtttgtgtcctgatACTTTCTTTGTTCAGAGTTCTTTGACTTGTTCTTAAgctgttgtttcatttttgtgttcTGAACATAATATTTCGTGTAACTGCGTTTTCTTTGAGGTGCATTCCTAACTTCACTACTTCTGCAGGGCTTAATCGTAGGAGAAGCTGCAAATCTCCCTCGAGGTTGACTCCTGAACCTTGTGTTTCCTCTATTGAGGAAACACAATTTAGGCTTTACCGTTGTGGTCCTTGTGACAAAAGTAACAGCTGTCTTTTGTTGAGGCCTGAGGCTGAGAATGAGCTCTTTTACTTTCTCATTGATGTTAACATCTCCATCAAACAGCTCAACATCAAATGAACCGTCCTCATTCTTTGTGCTGATGAtggcttttatttgtttgttgaggACTGAACTACTAAGCCATTCCTTGACATCTGCATAAAGCTCCTCCTTGGACACTGAAGTGAGACAAAACCTCAACGCCTGCATGGGTGTGTACAGCAAATGTGTCGAGTCTCTGGGAATGAACATAACATGGGTTTTCTCAGATATGTTTGCATTTCCGTAATCCACAAAAAATACATTGAGGTGCAAAGGTGAGTGAACGGGATGCGCCAAGCCTCTGTACCAGTTGCCATCAAAGTATTTTGCCAGGCACAGTTTACTCACAACAGCTCTTGTACTGGCTTGCTTCATTTTCTCACTCTCTTCGAAGATTCTGTTTTCAAGCTCCACaattatttcagtgtttctctCAAGGTGGCAGAAGACCTCCCACTGGCTGCTGATATGAGTCACGAAGACCTGTTCTTCATGTCCAGGACTTAGATCATATGAGGAGTAGACGAAAGACTCTGGTGACACTGTTGACAGTTGCATTGTTGAGACAGTTGCCTCTCTTGCCAGGCCCTGTCCCACAAGCCAATCTGTTAAGGTCTGTTGGGTTTGGGAGTTGTAGAGGTCCACAACATTGTAGAGACCCTTGCATTTCACATTCAGTTGAGAGAAAATTCTACATTTTAGCACACTGCCACTGTCAGTAACAAACTGCTTCATAGCTTTACACACCTCCAGGTGCCAGTCTCCAGAATGGTGGACGTCAGTAGGTTCAGTCAGGTTGGAAAAGCAGCACCTGAAAGCTTGTCCTTCCAAAGAAACAAATTCTGGCATTATTTCCTGAAGCTCCTTCTCCTTGACCTGGATGGTAAAGCCATAGTCGATCAAAATCACCTTGGCATGACTATTCTGTTTTTCAGTGATGAAGGCCCTGCACCACCTTCCGTCTACTGGTGACTTTGCAACACAACATGAAAGCCCTGATTGGAGAGGGACTGTGTTAGTTGAGTAATACTGCTGAACTTTATCCATCAGTTTGTCCAAAGCTGGAATCTTATCTTGAGGCAAGCACCAGAAATCTGATGGAGA from Solea solea chromosome 17, fSolSol10.1, whole genome shotgun sequence carries:
- the tdrd15 gene encoding tudor domain-containing protein 15, producing MQSLLSQHQKSQDSGSLASSCTLWPVDLKLTHLDWNPEDTLIHFQGQYLTICELDYNILQEEVQNTPKTEVVVDIGEFCLVEDVTSAHWYRGRVQSRKDDVCDVFLIDHGNVLSVDIAHVSSCSKDLFILPPKIVCGFLANVLLPQSVSPSVFEDYLSSLIGRNVTGYVQALLPHKVLLLEAPDINNDLVRHGFGRHVDTETFLLLVEMLTEVPLKQNIEPVPDLLIEKPVGQEFCFKSTNLHRYKDILSFCRHRLSFGTQAKVRVTAAVNPRLFYCQMVSMKTDLSDMSKKLAAVCDNRAKDYRQKTQENVGLLCSVKSKDGKWYRGFVPYLPFNSKVTVLFIDYGFFESVKVDNVHRLPPDLYSKPIMAFPCSLSCLDDQDYAVKAQQLSFLKAGLLGRVLDMEICGFDEEQHLYTINLISAIENYVKEPESAQEFPNQDVESVFVSADLSLEGGGLYFDKVLGEALGKTVEEEEVQVDSVFVGYVEYVQNPNQFWIRTQKRNEEFEEMMRKMADHFGQVKLDEDVLKNPALGTLCCALHEADMHFYRAVIIDFLEHGAEVLFIDFGNIEKVPRMLIKKIPKAFASKPPFAICCSLNVFPMDEVWTSAASDFFRHIVSHKALSVHVVRKRKNKFVVDLHEMGDDSKRSVTDFLISSEQIECWNSSSKNNTEMTEKTSEINGKTEENYEEEENTCKSEIKEAQAPVGFKALIINLGSEFAVSCTCINSPSDFWCLPQDKIPALDKLMDKVQQYYSTNTVPLQSGLSCCVAKSPVDGRWCRAFITEKQNSHAKVILIDYGFTIQVKEKELQEIMPEFVSLEGQAFRCCFSNLTEPTDVHHSGDWHLEVCKAMKQFVTDSGSVLKCRIFSQLNVKCKGLYNVVDLYNSQTQQTLTDWLVGQGLAREATVSTMQLSTVSPESFVYSSYDLSPGHEEQVFVTHISSQWEVFCHLERNTEIIVELENRIFEESEKMKQASTRAVVSKLCLAKYFDGNWYRGLAHPVHSPLHLNVFFVDYGNANISEKTHVMFIPRDSTHLLYTPMQALRFCLTSVSKEELYADVKEWLSSSVLNKQIKAIISTKNEDGSFDVELFDGDVNINEKVKELILSLRPQQKTAVTFVTRTTTVKPKLCFLNRGNTRFRSQPRGRFAASPTIKPCRSSEVRNAPQRKRSYTKYYVQNTKMKQQLKNKSKNSEQRKYQDTNTKPEPQANKTDVPQLSCLPEKKLSAGLKAKCFVSHIDSVNCFYLHLSEDEPAILKMCEDLNSSSFRNSLKAATSLRINDLVLAEYEEDGALYRSIVKDYTGSLSSVEFVDYGNTAVVGKEKISPMPKQYLSQPRFSISCSLFDTSMFENDNTFTDAVMERPLVVEFVCQRGTLWEVNVEVLDRDVCVTAAPVESSSVNEKDVKAPESSPNLEEEMTTCELEENKNETSESIACAAQGEINKPKTPTVTFLTKLKLETRTRKRTHCRFSINTTRGKNRTDRLVSLTIQAKDRENGTVLSVQGNGSFYVRLARTSYLLATLENHIANSLCKCLLMVKDVKPGCRCLVQVNTERKWHRAVVQHVSEEKCYVLLVDHGITEEIPRGSMRQQCGNLTKIPYLAVKCKINSLGITGAEESTCDTIKSMIGQDVDLVFARYSEVDDLWMVEVAINVFLNSQIKSLPLDEETVVLNAGTLKEAREEPNVDPILPQHLTFAPVDGDKGHFGFAASVTTPFEFCVILEDSLDIMNKASIMLDNLPEQKSPLPEAHIVRGTCCLLESDSKNKWCRAEIVHADATVLLHLVDYGHSECLPYKDCTKLKRLPEELLTLPKGTHPCVLRGVRPVGGAQQWTNEAAIFFQEHLYQRNLQIFFREFVADSHWKVDVLSDGVHVAKDLVEAGHATSTDVMLALRLQKRIHQREEEDDGKSHVSAGLTEEVAERRSLSVLTGSTRCVVI